The following are encoded together in the Gimesia chilikensis genome:
- the plsY gene encoding glycerol-3-phosphate 1-O-acyltransferase PlsY encodes MFTDYFWFFVAVLSYLAGSIPFGLVTARLVAGTDIRKVGSGNIGATNVARTLGAKWGIVVLVLDALKGLLPVLFIPALFVSPDSPDFDHARVLSGIATIVGHMFPVWLGFRGGKGVATSLGVILVLGPWSTLAAVGAFALTFFVSRIVALSSIVAALAFGIAQFVQLGSAAFTRDKWSLTAFSIAVPLLIIIRHRSNLGRIMRGEEKKFQFGSRNKEGTESTSAGEQSEG; translated from the coding sequence ATGTTTACAGATTATTTCTGGTTTTTTGTCGCGGTCCTCTCCTATCTGGCCGGTTCCATTCCTTTTGGCCTGGTGACAGCCAGGCTGGTTGCCGGCACCGATATCCGTAAGGTCGGCAGTGGAAACATCGGTGCGACGAACGTGGCCCGCACGTTAGGCGCCAAATGGGGTATTGTGGTACTGGTGCTCGATGCACTGAAAGGACTGTTGCCGGTCCTGTTCATTCCCGCGCTGTTTGTCAGCCCGGATTCCCCCGACTTCGATCATGCCCGCGTTTTGAGTGGCATTGCCACGATTGTCGGGCACATGTTTCCGGTCTGGCTTGGGTTTCGCGGAGGTAAAGGAGTTGCGACCAGTCTGGGTGTGATTCTGGTACTGGGCCCCTGGTCAACCCTGGCGGCTGTCGGGGCATTTGCCCTGACATTTTTTGTTTCGCGGATCGTGGCGCTCAGCTCGATTGTGGCGGCACTCGCGTTTGGTATCGCCCAGTTCGTGCAGTTGGGAAGTGCAGCCTTCACGCGGGATAAATGGAGTCTGACCGCATTCAGCATCGCGGTACCCCTGTTGATTATTATCCGTCATCGCAGCAATCTGGGTCGGATCATGCGGGGGGAAGAGAAGAAGTTTCAGTTTGGCAGCCGAAACAAAGAGGGCACCGAGTCCACCTCAGCCGGTGAGCAGTCAGAGGGCTGA
- a CDS encoding alpha/beta hydrolase: MRLSPRPSTVSLSVWAGVMLCLINPLTAAPQTLQEVSELLQAPVSQANQKQVLEFFKKKYQKEKDLTKGDQKYLIQKTDDGGGYAGWFFKAQPGDQVVIFAEKGRSWPMIELGNTGYFARVERFPNFSSVHYRYDVNGDRLPAGKNSRFGFESYEWKPESVKQTGVPEGTLTKMPTFESQKHYPGTVRDWWVYVPAQYKDSKTPAKLIVFADGGGYCHNDGNATIVLDNLIHAKKIPVTIAVFINPGVFPAGTKGKQEVRNRSNEYDTCTAQYATFLDEEMLPIVRKEYRISDKPEDHIFCGASSGGSCAFTAAWHRNDLFGKVISFVGSFCDFRGIDDYPSREKNTLPLDQFGPWKTAHDYPGLIRKQYPQKKIKVFLQDGDNDLDNKLGNWFLNNERMAAALAYSGYEYWFVEGHGMHSSRHGKAVLPEALVWIWQSDSEK; this comes from the coding sequence ATGCGATTGTCACCTCGCCCATCAACTGTCTCGCTGTCCGTCTGGGCCGGCGTAATGCTGTGTCTCATCAATCCGCTGACCGCTGCACCTCAGACGCTGCAGGAAGTTTCTGAATTACTACAGGCTCCTGTCAGTCAGGCTAATCAGAAACAGGTGCTGGAATTTTTCAAAAAGAAATACCAGAAAGAAAAGGATCTCACCAAAGGGGACCAGAAGTATCTGATTCAGAAGACCGACGATGGTGGCGGCTACGCCGGCTGGTTCTTCAAAGCACAGCCGGGTGACCAGGTTGTTATTTTCGCTGAGAAAGGCCGCTCATGGCCGATGATCGAGCTGGGAAATACCGGTTACTTTGCCCGGGTGGAACGTTTCCCGAACTTCTCCTCAGTCCATTATCGTTATGACGTTAACGGCGACCGTTTACCGGCCGGCAAAAACAGTCGTTTCGGGTTCGAAAGCTATGAATGGAAACCCGAAAGCGTGAAACAGACTGGCGTCCCAGAGGGTACGCTCACCAAGATGCCCACCTTTGAAAGTCAGAAACATTATCCCGGCACCGTGCGTGACTGGTGGGTCTATGTGCCAGCGCAATACAAAGACTCCAAGACTCCAGCCAAGCTGATCGTCTTCGCGGATGGCGGCGGTTACTGTCACAATGACGGAAATGCGACTATCGTGCTGGACAACCTGATCCACGCGAAAAAAATTCCGGTGACCATCGCCGTCTTCATCAATCCGGGCGTCTTCCCTGCCGGCACGAAAGGGAAGCAGGAAGTCCGCAACCGCAGCAATGAATACGATACCTGCACCGCGCAGTATGCCACATTCCTCGATGAAGAGATGCTGCCCATCGTTCGCAAAGAATACCGGATCTCGGACAAGCCGGAAGATCATATTTTCTGTGGTGCCTCTTCTGGAGGAAGCTGTGCCTTCACGGCTGCCTGGCATCGGAATGACCTGTTCGGCAAAGTGATCTCATTTGTCGGCAGTTTCTGTGACTTCCGCGGAATCGACGATTACCCGTCCCGCGAAAAAAACACGCTGCCTCTCGACCAGTTTGGTCCATGGAAAACCGCCCACGATTACCCGGGTCTGATCCGTAAACAGTATCCTCAAAAGAAGATCAAAGTCTTTCTGCAGGACGGAGATAACGACTTGGACAACAAGCTGGGCAACTGGTTTTTGAACAATGAACGGATGGCAGCCGCGTTGGCTTACAGTGGCTACGAATACTGGTTCGTTGAAGGGCATGGCATGCACAGCAGCCGGCACGGAAAAGCCGTTCTGCCAGAAGCACTGGTCTGGATCTGGCAGTCCGATTCAGAGAAATAA
- a CDS encoding thioredoxin family protein — MVKTASTMLPLGTQAPDFSLKNVDGQTVSLSDFKDSKGLLVIFMCNHCPFVIHLREALAAFADEYMAKGLAVVGISANDVATHPDDSPEKMVEEAKSAGYNFPYLYDGTQEVAKAYKAACTPDFFLFDQEQKLVYRGQFDDSRPGNDKAVTGADLKAACDAVIAGDPVTENQKPSIGCNIKWKEGMEPEYFTGQPAV, encoded by the coding sequence ATGGTCAAAACTGCCTCAACAATGTTACCCCTCGGAACGCAGGCCCCCGACTTTTCACTGAAGAATGTCGACGGACAGACGGTATCGCTCAGCGATTTTAAAGATTCCAAAGGCCTGCTGGTCATCTTCATGTGCAATCACTGCCCCTTCGTGATTCACCTCCGCGAGGCACTGGCTGCATTTGCCGATGAATACATGGCTAAAGGACTGGCAGTCGTCGGCATCAGTGCCAACGATGTCGCCACTCACCCTGATGACAGTCCGGAAAAGATGGTCGAAGAAGCAAAATCCGCAGGCTACAACTTCCCTTATCTCTACGATGGGACTCAGGAAGTTGCCAAGGCTTACAAAGCAGCCTGTACTCCCGACTTCTTCCTGTTCGATCAGGAGCAGAAACTCGTCTATCGTGGCCAGTTCGACGACAGCCGTCCCGGGAATGACAAAGCCGTGACTGGTGCCGACCTCAAAGCGGCCTGTGATGCCGTGATCGCTGGAGATCCGGTCACCGAAAATCAGAAGCCCAGCATCGGCTGCAACATTAAATGGAAAGAAGGCATGGAACCGGAATACTTCACCGGTCAGCCTGCTGTTTAA
- the coaD gene encoding pantetheine-phosphate adenylyltransferase, translated as MTGSLNPHHAVYVGSFDPPTLGHLDIVERGAVIYDKITVGIGINPDKRPLFSPEERQQLLELLVQNCPNVEVKCFQGLAVNFVKECGGGVMLRGLRTLTDVEAEFTMSLANRTLSGDIETVFLMASEKYTHISSSLIKQIAQLGGDVAEEKLRDFVPRQVVAPLIEKFASKTSAQE; from the coding sequence GTGACAGGTTCGCTCAATCCACATCATGCTGTTTATGTCGGCAGTTTTGATCCACCAACCCTGGGTCATCTGGATATTGTGGAACGGGGCGCGGTGATTTACGACAAGATCACCGTGGGCATCGGGATCAACCCCGATAAACGTCCGCTGTTTTCCCCCGAGGAACGACAACAACTGCTGGAACTGCTCGTACAGAACTGTCCGAATGTGGAAGTCAAATGCTTCCAGGGGCTGGCTGTCAACTTCGTAAAAGAGTGTGGCGGCGGCGTCATGCTTCGCGGGTTGCGCACCCTGACCGATGTGGAAGCAGAATTCACGATGTCGCTGGCTAACCGCACGCTGTCAGGTGATATCGAAACGGTCTTCCTGATGGCCAGTGAAAAATACACGCACATCTCCAGTTCGCTGATTAAACAGATCGCGCAACTGGGCGGTGATGTGGCTGAAGAGAAACTCAGGGACTTCGTACCCCGTCAGGTGGTCGCTCCCCTGATCGAAAAATTTGCATCAAAAACTTCTGCTCAGGAATAG
- a CDS encoding BON domain-containing protein, giving the protein MTVETYSQKARKLSEKIEQTIALRTGSQVQSLKVDILGEIVVLSGRTDSFYHKQLATHAALSEIDQYALTNNIRVES; this is encoded by the coding sequence ATGACCGTCGAAACCTACTCTCAAAAAGCCAGGAAGCTATCAGAAAAAATTGAACAGACCATTGCCCTGAGAACCGGCAGTCAGGTTCAGTCGCTGAAAGTGGATATTCTGGGAGAGATCGTCGTGCTTTCGGGACGCACTGATTCCTTTTACCACAAACAGCTGGCAACCCACGCCGCACTGAGTGAAATCGATCAGTACGCCCTCACCAACAACATTCGCGTTGAATCCTGA